One genomic region from Amaranthus tricolor cultivar Red isolate AtriRed21 chromosome 12, ASM2621246v1, whole genome shotgun sequence encodes:
- the LOC130828335 gene encoding auxin response factor 8-like isoform X1, with product MKLSASGLVQPGNEGGEKKCLNSELWHACAGPLVCLPTAGSRVVYFPQGHSEQVAATTNRDVDGQIPNYPSLPPQLICQLHNVTMHADIETDEVYAQMTLQPLSPQEQKDIYLPADFGIPSRQPTNYFCKTLTASDTSTHGGFSVPRRAAEKVFPPLDYSLQPPAQELVARDLHDVEWKFRHIFRGQPKRHLLTTGWSVFVSAKRLVAGDSVLFIWNEKNQLFLGIRRATRPQTVMPSSVLSSDSMHIGLLAAAAHAANTNSCFTIFYNPRASPSEFVIPLSKYVKAVYHTRVSVGMRFRMLFETEESSVRRYMGTITGISDLDPVRWPSSHWRSVKVGWDESTAGERQPRVSLWEIEPLTTFPMYPSLFPLRLKRPWHAGTSSLSDNIDDTANSLMWLRGQGGEQGLNSMNFQSLGMFPWMQSRVDSLLPLGNQNQQYQALLSPTFQNLRGGDMLNPQMMQFQQPIQYLQQSTSQIPMLQQQQQQQQQLIHSSLTQQMLQGQSQVSKDTLPQRVLPQEYFKHSGGLSNQQLCGSEAFSLPNNEMQSRQQLTMSSALGKADTSSGNAEISSSTHSPVQNILSSARTEGISNFSDISHVNQTTLNEQSSQHPLVSLNSFTPINAFGNSVSLPPYPGKDTSLETGNCSLDVQNHNVFGANLDSSGLVLPMTMPTTYRTSSNDTELCSLPSGASGYHNMYGCNSNSPELHSEGQGDLPNPTRTFVKVYKSGSVGRSLDISRFSSYHELREELGQMFGIEGKLDDPLRSGWQLVFVDRENDVLLLGDDPWEAFVYNVSYIKILSPEDVQKLGKLRTETYS from the exons ATGAAGCTTTCAGCATCAGGATTGGTTCAACCTGGGAATGAAG GGGGCGAAAAGAAGTGTCTTAATTCAGAACTATGGCATGCTTGTGCTGGTCCTCTTGTGTGCCTACCGACTGCTGGGAGCCGTGTTGTCTATTTTCCTCAGGGTCATAGTGAGCAG GTTGCTGCCACTACTAATAGAGATGTTGATGGCCAGATACCTAACTACCCGAGTTTGCCTCCACAGTTGATTTGCCAGCTTCATAATGTCACAATGCAT GCTGATATTGAGACGGATGAAGTCTACGCCCAAATGACTTTGCAACCGTTAAGTCCg CAAGAACAGAAGGACATATATCTACCTGCAGATTTCGGGATACCAAGTAGACAGCCCACCAATTATTTCTGTAAAACATTGACAGCTAGTGACACCAGTACTCACGGAGGGTTTTCTGTTCCTCGTCGTGCAGCTGAGAAAGTTTTTCCTCCACTG GACTATTCTCTGCAGCCACCGGCTCAAGAATTGGTTGCTAGAGATCTACATGACGTTGAGTGGAAGTTTAGACACATATTTCGAG GACAGCCCAAAAGGCATCTTCTTACTACAGGATGGAGCGTTTTTGTCAGTGCTAAAAGACTTGTTGCTGGAGATTCTGTTCTGTTTATATG GAATGAGAAGAATCAACTATTTCTGGGAATTCGCCGGGCCACTCGACCTCAAACTGTAATGCCTTCGTCTGTCTTATCAAGTGACAGTATGCATATAGGACTTCTGGCAGCTGCTGCTCATGCTGCTAATACTAATAGTTGTTTTACCATTTTCTATAATCCGAG GGCAAGCCCATCGGAGTTCGTCATACCTTTATCGAAATATGTCAAAGCAGTGTATCACACACGTGTTTCTGTTGGGATGCGATTTCGTATGTTGTTTGAGACTGAAGAATCAAGTGTTCGTAG ATACATGGGTACAATTACTGGAATCAGTGACCTAGATCCTGTTCGTTGGCCAAGCTCTCACTGGAGATCTGTGAAG GTTGGTTGGGATGAATCAACTGCTGGTGAGAGACAACCACGAGTTTCATTATGGGAAATCGAGCCTTTGACAACCTTCCCCATGTATCCATCTCTCTTTCCCCTCAGGCTCAAAAGACCATGGCATGCTGGCACTTCGTCACTGTCAG ATAATATAGATGATACTGCAAACAGCTTAATGTGGTTGAGGGGACAAGGCGGAGAACAAGGTCTAAATTCCATGAATTTCCAGTCCCTTGGAATGTTCCCGTGGATGCAGTCTAGAGTCGATAGTTTGCTTCCTCTCGGAAATCAGAACCAGCAGTATCAAGCATTGTTATCCCCCACTTTTCAAAATTTAAGAGGCGGTGATATGTTGAATCCCCAGATGATGCAGTTTCAACAACCTATTCAATATCTCCAGCAGTCGACCAGCCAAATCCCGATGttgcagcagcagcagcagcaacaacaGCAACTGATTCATTCATCGCTGACCCAACAAATGTTACAAGGGCAGTCTCAGGTTTCGAAGGATACCCTTCCACAGCGTGTCCTCCCACAGGAGTATTTCAAGCATAGCGGAGGATTATCTAACCAACAATTATGTGGTTCCGAGGCGTTTTCACTTCCGAATAACGAAATGCAAAGCAGGCAGCAACTTACGATGTCGTCGGCCCTTGGAAAAGCAGACACAAGCTCCGGAAATGCCGAGATATCCAGTTCTACTCATTCACCTGTACAGAACATTCTGTCTTCTGCGCGTACCGAAGGAATTAGTAATTTTTCTGATATTTCACATGTTAATCAGACGACGTTAAATGAACAGAGTTCCCAACATCCTTTAGTATCATTGAATTCATTTACACCCATTAACGCCTTCGGGAATTCGGTCTCTCTACCTCCATACCCCGGGAAAGACACTTCCTTGGAGACCGGAAACTGTAGCTTAGATGTGCAGAATCACAATGTATTTGGTGCTAACCTTGATTCTTCCGGGCTTGTATTACCAATGACAATGCCGACTACTTATCGTACTTCTTCAAACGATACGGAACTATGCTCGTTACCGTCAGGTGCTTCTGGGTATCACAATATGTATGGTTGTAATAGCAACTCTCCGGAGTTGCATAGTGAAGGGCAGGGTGACCTGCCAAACCCAACAAGAACATTTGTTAAG GTGTATAAATCTGGATCAGTTGGGCGTTCGTTAGACATCTCCCGGTTCAGCAGCTATCATGAGTTGCGTGAGGAGCTGGGTCAGATGTTTGGAATTGAGGGAAAGCTCGATGACCCTCTGAGATCAGGCTGGCAGCTTGTGTTTGTCGACAGGGAGAACGATGTACTTCTCCTTGGAGACGACCCTTGGGA GGCATTTGTATAcaatgtctcctatataaaaaTACTTTCACCCGAAGATGTCCAGAAGTTGGGGAAGCTAAGGACCGAGACATACTCATAG
- the LOC130828335 gene encoding auxin response factor 8-like isoform X2 encodes MTLQPLSPQEQKDIYLPADFGIPSRQPTNYFCKTLTASDTSTHGGFSVPRRAAEKVFPPLDYSLQPPAQELVARDLHDVEWKFRHIFRGQPKRHLLTTGWSVFVSAKRLVAGDSVLFIWNEKNQLFLGIRRATRPQTVMPSSVLSSDSMHIGLLAAAAHAANTNSCFTIFYNPRASPSEFVIPLSKYVKAVYHTRVSVGMRFRMLFETEESSVRRYMGTITGISDLDPVRWPSSHWRSVKVGWDESTAGERQPRVSLWEIEPLTTFPMYPSLFPLRLKRPWHAGTSSLSDNIDDTANSLMWLRGQGGEQGLNSMNFQSLGMFPWMQSRVDSLLPLGNQNQQYQALLSPTFQNLRGGDMLNPQMMQFQQPIQYLQQSTSQIPMLQQQQQQQQQLIHSSLTQQMLQGQSQVSKDTLPQRVLPQEYFKHSGGLSNQQLCGSEAFSLPNNEMQSRQQLTMSSALGKADTSSGNAEISSSTHSPVQNILSSARTEGISNFSDISHVNQTTLNEQSSQHPLVSLNSFTPINAFGNSVSLPPYPGKDTSLETGNCSLDVQNHNVFGANLDSSGLVLPMTMPTTYRTSSNDTELCSLPSGASGYHNMYGCNSNSPELHSEGQGDLPNPTRTFVKVYKSGSVGRSLDISRFSSYHELREELGQMFGIEGKLDDPLRSGWQLVFVDRENDVLLLGDDPWEAFVYNVSYIKILSPEDVQKLGKLRTETYS; translated from the exons ATGACTTTGCAACCGTTAAGTCCg CAAGAACAGAAGGACATATATCTACCTGCAGATTTCGGGATACCAAGTAGACAGCCCACCAATTATTTCTGTAAAACATTGACAGCTAGTGACACCAGTACTCACGGAGGGTTTTCTGTTCCTCGTCGTGCAGCTGAGAAAGTTTTTCCTCCACTG GACTATTCTCTGCAGCCACCGGCTCAAGAATTGGTTGCTAGAGATCTACATGACGTTGAGTGGAAGTTTAGACACATATTTCGAG GACAGCCCAAAAGGCATCTTCTTACTACAGGATGGAGCGTTTTTGTCAGTGCTAAAAGACTTGTTGCTGGAGATTCTGTTCTGTTTATATG GAATGAGAAGAATCAACTATTTCTGGGAATTCGCCGGGCCACTCGACCTCAAACTGTAATGCCTTCGTCTGTCTTATCAAGTGACAGTATGCATATAGGACTTCTGGCAGCTGCTGCTCATGCTGCTAATACTAATAGTTGTTTTACCATTTTCTATAATCCGAG GGCAAGCCCATCGGAGTTCGTCATACCTTTATCGAAATATGTCAAAGCAGTGTATCACACACGTGTTTCTGTTGGGATGCGATTTCGTATGTTGTTTGAGACTGAAGAATCAAGTGTTCGTAG ATACATGGGTACAATTACTGGAATCAGTGACCTAGATCCTGTTCGTTGGCCAAGCTCTCACTGGAGATCTGTGAAG GTTGGTTGGGATGAATCAACTGCTGGTGAGAGACAACCACGAGTTTCATTATGGGAAATCGAGCCTTTGACAACCTTCCCCATGTATCCATCTCTCTTTCCCCTCAGGCTCAAAAGACCATGGCATGCTGGCACTTCGTCACTGTCAG ATAATATAGATGATACTGCAAACAGCTTAATGTGGTTGAGGGGACAAGGCGGAGAACAAGGTCTAAATTCCATGAATTTCCAGTCCCTTGGAATGTTCCCGTGGATGCAGTCTAGAGTCGATAGTTTGCTTCCTCTCGGAAATCAGAACCAGCAGTATCAAGCATTGTTATCCCCCACTTTTCAAAATTTAAGAGGCGGTGATATGTTGAATCCCCAGATGATGCAGTTTCAACAACCTATTCAATATCTCCAGCAGTCGACCAGCCAAATCCCGATGttgcagcagcagcagcagcaacaacaGCAACTGATTCATTCATCGCTGACCCAACAAATGTTACAAGGGCAGTCTCAGGTTTCGAAGGATACCCTTCCACAGCGTGTCCTCCCACAGGAGTATTTCAAGCATAGCGGAGGATTATCTAACCAACAATTATGTGGTTCCGAGGCGTTTTCACTTCCGAATAACGAAATGCAAAGCAGGCAGCAACTTACGATGTCGTCGGCCCTTGGAAAAGCAGACACAAGCTCCGGAAATGCCGAGATATCCAGTTCTACTCATTCACCTGTACAGAACATTCTGTCTTCTGCGCGTACCGAAGGAATTAGTAATTTTTCTGATATTTCACATGTTAATCAGACGACGTTAAATGAACAGAGTTCCCAACATCCTTTAGTATCATTGAATTCATTTACACCCATTAACGCCTTCGGGAATTCGGTCTCTCTACCTCCATACCCCGGGAAAGACACTTCCTTGGAGACCGGAAACTGTAGCTTAGATGTGCAGAATCACAATGTATTTGGTGCTAACCTTGATTCTTCCGGGCTTGTATTACCAATGACAATGCCGACTACTTATCGTACTTCTTCAAACGATACGGAACTATGCTCGTTACCGTCAGGTGCTTCTGGGTATCACAATATGTATGGTTGTAATAGCAACTCTCCGGAGTTGCATAGTGAAGGGCAGGGTGACCTGCCAAACCCAACAAGAACATTTGTTAAG GTGTATAAATCTGGATCAGTTGGGCGTTCGTTAGACATCTCCCGGTTCAGCAGCTATCATGAGTTGCGTGAGGAGCTGGGTCAGATGTTTGGAATTGAGGGAAAGCTCGATGACCCTCTGAGATCAGGCTGGCAGCTTGTGTTTGTCGACAGGGAGAACGATGTACTTCTCCTTGGAGACGACCCTTGGGA GGCATTTGTATAcaatgtctcctatataaaaaTACTTTCACCCGAAGATGTCCAGAAGTTGGGGAAGCTAAGGACCGAGACATACTCATAG